A region from the Triticum urartu cultivar G1812 chromosome 1, Tu2.1, whole genome shotgun sequence genome encodes:
- the LOC125513572 gene encoding mediator of RNA polymerase II transcription subunit 31 translates to MDAMEEDTPPAPPPPHTTGAKQPPYKDPDDGRQRFLLELEFIQCLANPIYINYLAQNRYFEDEAFIGYLKYLKYWQRPEYIKYIMYPHCLFFLELLQNANFRNAMAHPANKEVAHRQQYFFWKNYRNNRLKHILPRLPPEPTPAPAPAPAPVPTPPPVSAPPSSLPTMSAVGASAMPPMQFIGTPGTNNPKNEMRNVMGGRKRKMG, encoded by the exons ATGGATGCTATGGAGGAGGATACGCCTCCCGCGCCACCACCACCGCATACGAC GGGCGCGAAGCAGCCGCCGTACAAGGATCCTGACGACGGGAGGCAGCGGTTCCTCCTGGAGCTGGAGTTCATCCAGTGCCTCGCCAACCCCATCTACATCAACT ATCTAGCGCAGAACCGGTACTTTGAGGATGAGGCGTTCATCGGGTATCTCAAGTACCTCAAGTATTGGCAGCGTCCGGAGTACATCAAATACATAAT GTATCCGCACTGCCTTTTCTTTCTTGAGCTTCTCCAAAATGCAAATTTCCGAAACGCAATGGCACATCCAGCAAACAAG GAAGTTGCTCATAGGCAGCAATATTTCTTCTGGAAAAACTACAGGAACAATAGACTGAAGCACATCCTGCCACGTCTTCCTCCCGAACCAACTCCTGCGCCTGCACCAGCACCAGCACCAGTGCCGACACCTCCACCTGTTTCTGCACCACCATCGTCTTTGCCAACTATGTCAGCTGTTGGTGCTTCTGCAATGCCCCCCATGCAGTTTATAGGAACTCCTGGCACCAACAACCCAAAGAATGAGATGAGAAATGTTATGGGTGGTAGAAAGAGAAA GATGGGCTAG
- the LOC125513580 gene encoding RNA-binding KH domain-containing protein PEPPER: MDDPAAAATASATEVGAPASPPPPAAEEADPSAEAEAVPEAKRWPGWPGDNVFRMVVPVLKVGSIIGRKGELIKRLVEETKARVRVLEGPVGATERIVLVSAKEDPGLELPPAVDALIRVFKRVNGITDGAAEGTQTAAAPGVCAARLVVPGAQAINLIGKQGASIKAIQEGTGATIRVISVDERDRPFYVTDDERIVEIQGETEKVLKALQAVSNHLRKFLVDHSVLPLFEKTNAPVSQDRSAETWNDMPHHSIVSTQVNQQPEVRDEYVLPMKRDHLYLEREPLVEHNIHRSGVSLYGRDPALSALRPSGMHGAGPLLTQITQTMQIPLTYAEDIIGVKGANIAYIRANSGAVVTIQESLGSPDDITVEIKGTSSQVQSAQQLIQDSLATHREPVRSSYPGGLDPLYRSSYPYGSSAYPSSSLPSYSNMDGSGYSSSGLGGYGSTYRY; this comes from the exons ATGGAcgaccccgccgccgcagccaccgcctccgCCACGGAGGTTGGTGCGCCCGCATCACCGCCCCCGCCGGCCGCCGAGGAGGCCGATCCCTCGGCGGAGGCGGAGGCCGTCCCGGAGGCGAAGAGGTGGCCCGGGTGGCCGGGGGACAACGTGTTCCGGATGGTTGTGCCCGTGCTGAAGGTCGGGAGCATCATCGGGCGGAAGGGCGAGCTCATCAAGCGTCTCGTGGAGGAGACCAAGGCCAGGGTCCGCGTCCTCGAGGGCCCTGTCGGCGCCACCGAGCGCATT GTTTTGGTGTCTGCAAAAGAAGATCCGGGCTTGGAGCTGCCTCCAGCTGTGGACGCTCTGATTAGAGTTTTTAAACGTGTCAATGGAATAACAGATGGAGCTGCTGAAGGTACCCAGACAGCTGCTGCACCTGGTGTATGTGCTGCCCGGTTGGTGGTTCCTGGAGCTCAAGCAATTAACCTCATTGGGAAGCAAGGTGCTTCAATTAAGGCAATCCAGGAGGGCACGGGTGCTACAATAAGGGTTATATCAGTAG ATGAGCGAGATCGGCCTTTCTATGTAACTGACGATGAGAGGATAGTTGAGATACAGGGTGAAACAGAGAAAGTTCTAAAAGCACTGCAAGCAGTTTCTAATCATCTCCGGAAGTTTTTGGTTGACCATAGTGTACTTCCATTGTTTGAGAAGACT AATGCCCCAGTAAGTCAAGATCGCAGTGCTGAAACTTGGAATGATATGCCACATCATTCAATTGTTTCTACACAAGTAAATCAACAACCTGAAGTGCGTGATGAATATGTTCTTCCAATGAAAAGGGACCATTTGTATCTTGAACGGGAACCGCTGGTAGAACATAACATTCATCGCTCAGGTGTGTCATTATATGGGCGAGATCCTGCCTTGTCAGCATTACGACCTTCTGGAATGCATGGTGCTGGCCCTCTACTTACACAG ATAACACAAACCATGCAAATCCCACTTACCTATGCAGAAGATATCATAGGAGTCAAAGGAGCAAACATTGCATACATACGGGCTAACAGTGGTGCTGTTGTCACAATTCAAGAGAGTTTGGGAAGCCCTGATGATATAACTGTTGAAATAAAGGGGACATCGTCCCAGGTACAATCTGCTCAACAGCTTATCCAG GACTCCCTGGCTACGCACAGAGAACCTGTGAGGAGCAGTTACCCAGGAGGATTAGATCCGTTATATAGGTCCAGCTACCCGTATGGCAGCTCGGCCTACCCGTCATCATCGCTGCCATCTTATTCTAACATGGACGGGAGTGGATATTCATCGTCAGGTCTTGGTGGTTATGGTTCCACTTACCGCTACTAA